A single window of Acinetobacter wuhouensis DNA harbors:
- the carB gene encoding carbamoyl-phosphate synthase large subunit: MAKRTDIKSILIIGAGPIVIGQACEFDYSGAQACKALREEGYRVILVNSNPATIMTDPAMADATYIEPITWQTVAAIIEKERPDAVLPTMGGQTALNCALALDANGILKKYNVELIGATKEAIEKAEDRKLFDIAMRKIGLECPRADVAESMEHALEIQARFGFPVIIRPSFTMGGSGGGIAYNREEFIEICERGFDLSPTKQLLIDESLIGWKEYEMEVVRDKNDNCIIVCTIENFDPMGVHTGDSITVAPAQTLTDKEFQLLRNASLAVLREIGVETGGSNVQFGINPKDGRMVVIEMNPRVSRSSALASKATGFPIAKIAAKLAVGYTLDELKNDITGGTTPASFEPAIDYVVTKIPRFNFEKFPQADATLTTQMKSVGEVMAIGRNFQESVSKALRGLEVGACGFDEKIAVGTEGAREKILVELKVPGPERIWFVGDAFRHGFTLDEVFEATKIDRWFLIQIEDIIKTENQIKTLGFGDLNADNIRSFKRKGLSDLRIANLMGISQKQFRKHRWNLGVTPVYKRVDTCAAEFESDTAYMYSTYDEECEANPSSRDKIMVIGGGPNRIGQGIEFDYCCVHAALAMRDDGYETIMVNCNPETVSTDYDTSDRLYFEPITLEDVLEIVRIEKPKGIIVQYGGQTPLKLARALEEAGAPIIGTSPDAIDRAEDRERFQQMIQRLQLRQPNNSIVKSAEEGMAEAAKVGYPLVVRPSYVLGGRAMEIVYNDDELKRYLRDAVQASNEAPVLLDHFLDDAIEVDVDCVSDGKDVVIGGIMQHIEQAGIHSGDSACSIPPYSLSKEIQDEMRRQTIAMAKELGVVGLMNVQYAVKGNDVYILEVNPRASRTVPFVSKCIGESLAKVAARCMAGQSLESQGFTKEIIPTHFAVKEAVFPFNKFPGVDPILGPEMKSTGEVMGVGTTFGEAFYKAVLGSNDRLPGKPTEGEIKHVFISVRDSDKPRVVPIAQQLVDLGFKIIATGGTFDVIQQAGIEVERVNKVTEGRPNIVDRLKNGEIHLIINTTEGKQAQQDSFSIRRSALQGKVYYTTTLNGADAVCQALAIKLPMDVYRLQDLQTLG, from the coding sequence ATGGCTAAACGTACAGACATTAAAAGCATCCTAATTATTGGTGCAGGTCCGATTGTGATCGGTCAGGCATGTGAGTTTGACTACTCAGGTGCACAAGCGTGTAAAGCCCTTCGTGAAGAAGGCTACCGTGTTATTTTGGTGAACTCTAACCCAGCGACCATTATGACTGACCCTGCAATGGCAGATGCAACGTATATCGAACCGATTACCTGGCAGACTGTTGCGGCAATCATTGAGAAAGAACGCCCAGACGCTGTTCTTCCTACAATGGGTGGTCAAACAGCATTGAACTGTGCACTTGCACTTGATGCCAACGGTATTTTGAAAAAATACAATGTTGAATTGATTGGCGCGACCAAAGAAGCGATCGAAAAAGCAGAAGACCGTAAACTTTTCGATATCGCAATGCGCAAAATCGGTCTGGAATGTCCACGTGCTGACGTTGCAGAAAGCATGGAACACGCGCTTGAAATTCAAGCTCGTTTCGGTTTCCCTGTGATTATCCGTCCATCATTCACCATGGGTGGTTCAGGCGGTGGTATCGCTTACAACCGTGAAGAATTCATTGAAATCTGTGAACGTGGTTTCGATCTTTCTCCAACTAAACAATTATTGATTGATGAATCTTTAATTGGTTGGAAAGAATACGAAATGGAAGTTGTTCGTGACAAAAACGACAACTGTATCATCGTATGTACAATCGAAAACTTTGACCCAATGGGCGTGCACACTGGTGACTCAATCACAGTTGCGCCTGCACAAACATTGACAGACAAAGAATTCCAGTTACTTCGTAATGCATCTTTAGCGGTTCTTCGTGAAATTGGTGTAGAAACTGGTGGTTCGAACGTTCAATTCGGTATTAACCCGAAAGACGGTCGTATGGTTGTGATCGAGATGAACCCACGTGTTTCTCGTTCATCTGCACTTGCTTCTAAAGCAACTGGTTTCCCAATTGCGAAAATTGCTGCGAAATTGGCTGTAGGTTATACCCTTGATGAGTTGAAAAACGACATCACTGGCGGTACAACGCCTGCGTCTTTCGAACCAGCAATCGACTACGTTGTAACTAAGATTCCTCGTTTTAACTTCGAGAAATTCCCACAAGCTGATGCAACTTTGACGACACAGATGAAATCTGTGGGTGAAGTGATGGCGATTGGTCGTAACTTCCAGGAATCTGTATCTAAAGCACTTCGTGGTCTTGAAGTGGGTGCATGTGGTTTTGACGAAAAAATCGCTGTGGGTACTGAAGGCGCACGTGAAAAGATCCTTGTTGAACTTAAAGTTCCAGGTCCAGAGCGTATTTGGTTTGTAGGTGATGCATTCCGTCACGGTTTCACATTAGACGAAGTGTTTGAAGCGACTAAGATTGACCGTTGGTTCTTGATTCAAATCGAAGACATTATCAAAACTGAAAACCAAATCAAAACTTTAGGTTTTGGTGATTTGAATGCGGACAATATCCGTTCATTCAAACGTAAAGGTTTGTCAGATCTTCGCATTGCGAACTTGATGGGCATTTCACAAAAACAATTCCGTAAACATCGTTGGAACTTGGGTGTAACGCCTGTTTACAAACGTGTTGATACTTGTGCTGCTGAGTTTGAATCAGATACAGCGTATATGTACTCAACTTACGATGAAGAATGTGAAGCGAATCCATCTAGCCGTGACAAGATCATGGTGATCGGTGGTGGTCCTAACCGTATTGGTCAAGGGATCGAATTCGATTACTGCTGTGTACACGCTGCCCTTGCAATGCGTGATGACGGTTATGAAACAATCATGGTGAACTGTAACCCTGAAACTGTTTCAACAGATTATGACACTTCAGATCGTTTGTACTTCGAACCGATTACACTTGAAGATGTTTTAGAAATCGTACGTATCGAGAAGCCAAAAGGTATTATCGTACAGTACGGCGGTCAGACTCCGCTTAAACTGGCTCGTGCTTTAGAAGAAGCTGGTGCGCCAATTATCGGTACATCTCCTGATGCAATCGACCGTGCAGAAGACCGTGAACGTTTCCAGCAAATGATTCAACGCCTGCAACTTCGTCAACCAAACAACAGCATTGTTAAATCTGCTGAAGAAGGTATGGCTGAAGCTGCAAAAGTGGGTTATCCATTGGTTGTACGTCCATCTTATGTACTGGGTGGTCGTGCGATGGAAATCGTCTATAACGATGACGAATTGAAACGCTACTTACGTGATGCGGTTCAAGCATCAAACGAAGCACCTGTACTTCTTGACCATTTCCTTGATGATGCCATCGAAGTTGACGTGGACTGCGTATCTGACGGTAAAGACGTTGTAATCGGCGGTATCATGCAGCACATCGAACAAGCAGGTATTCACTCAGGTGACTCAGCATGTTCTATTCCTCCTTATTCTTTATCTAAAGAAATTCAGGACGAAATGCGTCGTCAAACCATCGCTATGGCGAAAGAACTTGGCGTTGTTGGTTTGATGAACGTTCAATATGCTGTAAAAGGTAATGACGTTTATATCTTAGAAGTGAACCCACGTGCATCGCGTACAGTGCCGTTTGTTTCTAAATGTATCGGTGAATCTTTAGCGAAAGTTGCTGCACGTTGTATGGCGGGTCAATCTTTAGAATCTCAAGGATTCACAAAAGAAATTATCCCGACTCACTTCGCAGTGAAAGAAGCGGTATTCCCATTCAACAAATTCCCAGGTGTTGACCCGATCCTTGGCCCAGAGATGAAATCTACAGGCGAAGTGATGGGTGTAGGTACTACTTTTGGTGAAGCGTTCTATAAAGCTGTTTTAGGCTCAAATGATCGTTTACCAGGTAAACCAACTGAAGGTGAAATCAAACACGTATTTATTTCTGTACGTGATTCAGATAAACCTCGTGTTGTTCCTATCGCACAACAACTTGTTGATCTAGGCTTTAAAATTATCGCAACTGGTGGTACTTTTGATGTTATTCAACAAGCGGGTATTGAAGTTGAACGTGTGAATAAAGTTACTGAGGGTCGCCCAAATATCGTCGACCGCTTGAAAAATGGCGAAATTCACCTCATTATCAATACAACTGAAGGTAAACAAGCTCAGCAGGATTCATTCTCAATCCGTCGCTCTGCGCTTCAAGGTAAAGTGTATTACACAACGACCTTGAATGGTGCTGATGCTGTATGCCAAGCTTTAGCAATTAAATTGCCAATGGATGTATATCGCTTGCAAGATTTGCAAACACTAGGTTAA
- the greA gene encoding transcription elongation factor GreA, whose protein sequence is MQRYPMTPEGKVALEKELQQLKTVDRPRITAAIAEAREHGDLKENAEYHAAREQQGFCEGRIQDIEGKLGACQVIDVKELEQTGRVVFGVTVTIENLDTEEQKTYRIVGDDEADFKIHKISVNSPIARGLLGKNEGDEVKIVTPQGEVEYEVVSVEYLS, encoded by the coding sequence ATGCAACGTTATCCTATGACTCCTGAAGGCAAGGTTGCTTTGGAGAAAGAATTACAGCAGTTAAAAACTGTTGACCGTCCACGTATCACTGCGGCAATTGCGGAAGCTCGTGAACATGGGGATTTAAAAGAAAATGCGGAATACCATGCAGCACGTGAGCAACAAGGTTTCTGTGAGGGTCGTATTCAGGACATCGAAGGTAAACTCGGTGCTTGCCAAGTGATCGATGTAAAAGAACTTGAGCAAACAGGTCGTGTGGTTTTCGGTGTGACTGTAACCATCGAAAACTTAGATACAGAAGAGCAAAAGACTTATCGTATCGTTGGTGATGATGAAGCTGACTTTAAAATTCACAAAATTTCTGTAAATTCACCGATTGCACGTGGTCTTCTCGGTAAAAACGAAGGCGATGAAGTTAAAATCGTAACACCACAAGGTGAAGTAGAATACGAAGTTGTCAGTGTTGAGTATCTTTCATAG
- a CDS encoding class I SAM-dependent methyltransferase, with amino-acid sequence MKAGRVSRTAEAAAALRANHYLYANDPVFSDPYAFEMTNARWRFLLKNGLFRKTLNSTFMNQTFGKLTGQVVGRSRYTEDLLIQAIEQNHIQQYVLVGAGLDSFVLRLAEQYPNIKIFEVDHPDTQKTKIQQLKSVLKSKQLPSNVEFVSIDFEKEKLSDALLRSQYQATEKAFFSWLGTTHYLTPQTTLGTLQNIASIAPSGSELVMDYSIDYKELQGIERYGAFALTHFTRFLKEPLIGAFASQDLHQAVENMGYIVDEDLSGVDITERYFHDRADHIRHTHGSHLIHLKIA; translated from the coding sequence ATGAAAGCAGGACGAGTCAGTCGAACTGCCGAAGCTGCTGCTGCGCTTCGTGCCAATCACTATCTTTATGCAAATGACCCTGTATTTTCAGATCCTTATGCTTTTGAAATGACCAATGCACGTTGGCGTTTTTTGCTCAAAAATGGCTTATTTCGTAAAACCTTAAATTCCACTTTTATGAATCAAACTTTTGGCAAACTCACAGGACAAGTGGTTGGGCGTTCTCGTTATACCGAAGACCTTTTAATACAAGCCATTGAACAGAATCATATTCAACAATATGTCTTAGTCGGTGCAGGATTAGATTCTTTTGTATTACGTTTGGCTGAACAATATCCAAACATAAAAATATTTGAAGTCGATCATCCTGATACGCAAAAAACCAAAATTCAGCAACTCAAATCTGTTTTAAAATCTAAACAACTGCCTAGTAATGTTGAATTTGTCAGCATTGATTTTGAAAAAGAAAAACTGTCTGATGCCCTGCTGCGCAGTCAGTATCAAGCGACTGAAAAAGCGTTCTTTTCTTGGTTAGGCACAACACATTATTTAACACCACAAACCACACTTGGGACTTTACAAAATATCGCCTCTATTGCGCCTTCTGGTAGTGAATTGGTGATGGACTATTCAATTGATTATAAAGAATTACAAGGCATTGAACGTTATGGCGCTTTTGCTTTAACGCATTTCACTCGCTTCTTAAAAGAACCTTTGATTGGTGCTTTTGCTTCTCAAGACTTGCATCAAGCTGTTGAGAATATGGGTTATATCGTTGACGAAGATTTATCTGGAGTTGATATTACTGAACGCTATTTCCATGATCGTGCTGATCATATTCGTCATACGCATGGATCACATTTGATTCATTTAAAAATTGCTTAG
- a CDS encoding CatB-related O-acetyltransferase: MTDSINSPVKHWCEFEFISKTVNNPNIHIKGNYSYYSAYWDQGFERCVVRYLHDKPSTPEKPIDQLYIGNFVCFGAECVIMMGGNQLHRPDWISTFPFDTRSFLPAGDTVIGDGCWIGSRAMIMQGVTLGEGAVVATGAVVTQDVPPYAIVGGVPAKVIKYRFSEEDIEKLLSLKLYEMDEKQFLKMREELQTGIISSLINFR; the protein is encoded by the coding sequence ATGACTGATTCCATTAACTCACCTGTGAAACACTGGTGTGAATTTGAGTTTATTTCTAAAACTGTGAACAATCCAAATATTCACATCAAAGGAAATTATTCTTATTATTCAGCTTATTGGGATCAAGGTTTTGAGCGTTGTGTGGTGCGTTATTTACATGATAAACCATCTACACCTGAAAAGCCGATTGATCAGCTTTATATTGGCAATTTTGTTTGTTTTGGGGCTGAATGCGTCATCATGATGGGTGGCAATCAGTTGCATCGTCCTGACTGGATTTCGACCTTTCCTTTTGATACGCGTAGCTTTTTACCTGCGGGTGATACGGTCATTGGTGATGGTTGTTGGATTGGTAGTCGTGCCATGATCATGCAAGGGGTGACTTTAGGTGAAGGTGCCGTGGTTGCTACAGGTGCTGTGGTTACGCAGGATGTGCCGCCTTATGCCATTGTTGGTGGTGTTCCTGCCAAAGTGATTAAGTATCGTTTTTCTGAGGAAGATATCGAAAAACTGCTTTCCCTTAAACTCTATGAGATGGATGAAAAGCAGTTTTTAAAGATGCGGGAAGAGTTGCAGACAGGAATTATTTCAAGCTTAATTAATTTTCGCTAA